ccaattgtaggatcgaaagtatgtctagaggggggtgattagactaattgaccaaataaaaatctagccttttcccaattttaagtcttggcagattttagcaacttaggataagtcaagcaatcaacctacacatgcatgtctaagagtatagcagcggaatgtaaaacattgcatatgaaggtaaagggaggagtttgagggagcaaacgcaatgtagacacggagatttttggcgtggttccgataggtggtgctatcgtacatccacattaatggagacttcaacccacgaagggtaatggttgcacaagtccacggagggcttcacccacaaagcgtccacaaagaagcaaccttatctatcccatcatggccatggcccacgaaggacttgcctcactagggtagatcttcatgaagtaggcgatctccttgcccgtacaaactccttggttcaactccacaatcttgtcggaggctcccaagtgacacctaaccaatttaggagacaccactctccaaaaggtaatagatggtgtgttgataatgaactccttgctcttgtgtttcaaatgatagtctccccaacactcaattctctctcacggatttggatttggtggaaagatgatttgagtggaaagcaacttggggaagactagagatcaagattcatatggttggaatggaatatcttggtctcaacacatgagtaggtggttctctctaagaaaatgaatgctggaagtgtaggcacattctgatggctctccttactaatgaagaaagggtggaggggtatatagcctccacacgaaatctaaccgttacacacaaatctccaaactcgatgggaccgaatcatgaaactcagtcagaccgatttagttcaaaatgtgaacattaggctttttggtgggaccgacatgtcaacacggtgggaccaatttcattagggttagggcataacgtaatctcggtgagaccgattacacaaactcgatggaaccaattttggtaataagctaaccagatagttggttaggcaaactcggtgggactggatcgctcatttcggtgagaccgaaacgttacgaaagggaaacatagagtttgcattgcgaactcggtggaaccgatcgctcatcttggttggaccgaaacgttacgaagggaaacagagagtttgcaatcccatctcggtgagactgcgatccctatcggtgagaccgaagtgactagggtttctggcagtggctatgtcaagtgaactcggtggcgccggatagatcaaatcggtagggccgagtttgacttttggtttgggacatatgtggatatgagaaagtggttgagggattttagagcatatcactaagcattttgagcaagcaagcgaataagcaacacctcatccccttttaatagtattggcttttcctatggactcaatgtgatcttggatcactaaaataaaaatgtagagtcttgagcttgagccaacatgtgtccttagcattttgaggggtccacgttcctaatccatgccatgtcagtccttgaactttctgaaatgatcatcttgaaatagcatgttgttagtaattaccaaaaccatccaggaatagttgcactttcaaccacTCGCTGCGAACAATGAAGGCGACCAACCCCACACCCGGTTCGTACAAGGACAACCAAACACAACAACACAACTACGACACAAAAAGCCTACCCAACATCGAGCCCCTCGCCGCGTCTCGTCTGACACTGAAGACCTCAGAAGAACGGGGACTCCAGCTTCCTTGGATTAGCCAGCGATGACCGTACATGGCGCCGGAGGAGAAAGATCCGGGCAGCGGTGAACACCGGAGGAGCGCATCATGGGACCTCGAGTCTCCCAGCACAATGCTCCCAACAGAGTAACAATCTCAAAGACGTTGCCATCGTGCCGATCCTATGGATTAAGGCTTTCGCCCCGGAGACAGCTGCCAATACGAGGTCGCGAGGAAGACGGCTTTGCACTCGGCGAAGCCTCCAGGAAGGTGAATGACACCCGCAGGTGCCATCAACGCTGGTCCGGCCACAACCGAACATGATTTTCATCTGTAGCGCTGCACATCTCCACGTCTCCAAGATCCCGACTAGTCCCGATCAGATGCCTCGCACCACCGTCACCGCAACAACTTACCATCGAAGCCCCCCTCACTGCCGAGGGAACAAGCCTAAAGCCATCACCTTCAACATCGACTAGGAGCCGCAGCAACGACCGAGCGGTGCAAAGCCAGTTCCGCCACGGTGGCCTTCACCCGCGCCAGGGGATTGCTACCAGAATGGATCTGACCCGCACCTCCGACCACACACCGGCACCCACACCGCCGAGGCATCGCCGCACGCCTCACACGGCAGCAACCGAACGCTCGTTGCCCGCCAAGACCCTTCCTGGCAAGGCCTCGCAGCGCCGCTGCCGCCATGGCTGCGctcgcaccgccgccaccgcccatGCCGGTGCACCACCTACACCCTCCATGCTGCTACGCTCCACGCAAGGATCCAGAGACAACCGCCGCACTCCCTGTCGTGAGCATCCCATGGATGCCGGTGAGCGCCGAAGACGCACCAGATCCGGGCCGAGATCCCTTGATCCGCGCTCCGCGCTTCGGGCGCCGCCAGCCAGCACCACCGACCCGCCGCTAGCCATCCACGGCCGGGAGCGAGTCGCTGCGGCGCCACCAGCCGCCTGCACCACCATTGTGCCCAGCGGCCATGGAGACCCAGCGTCACCACGCCTGAAGGTAGCAGCGATCAAATCCCGACCGGCCAGATTCAGATCCGGGACGAGCCGAATAGGACGAAGCCTGTGGCACCGGCCGCCGCTGCCACAGGCAGCACCACCGGACGGGGTTGCGCCACCACCACAGCCACCGCGTTGAGCCGCCGTCGGAACTtcgctgctccatgccgccaagCTTCACCCGACGAAGAGCGCCACGCCATGGCTAGAAGGAGGGGGGCCGCGCCGAGAAGAGACCCCGCCGCCACCGGCGCTGCCAGGGCTTTGCCCGGCAGCGGCcatcggcggcggcgaggaggagggaaGGGACGGGGGGCGGCCGGCGGCGGAGTTCTAGGGTTCCCCCCGTGTTGCCTCAATGAGGGACGTGGGGGTCGGGAAGATCGTGAGATGCGCGGATGCGGCTAGGATGGGTCGGAAAAAAAACTTTGCCTTAGGAAACTTTAAAAACATGAATTACTAGTGTGAGCATAAATAGGGCCATTAATTAGATATCTCGGTGCTACGGGAGTAGAATTTAAATCCGCGCCTGCTATTATTATGTACTTACAAGGATTGAAATGAATTAATAATAACCATGCATGCATCTAATTAATAGGGCGGACGCACGCACAATGCGCAATGCGCGGGGTCACTGTATCTTGACCCATACGGCGACGCTGGGCACGTCCTTGGCGAGGACGTAGATGAGGTAGTAGGCAGGGGGCGCGAGCTCGGGCTTGCCGGGCGCGTCGACGGTGATGGCGTAGCCCTGGGGGTCGGCGATGAAGGAGGTGACGGAGAGGATGAGGAGGCGTTGGTTCATGGAGTAGCCGTGCGTGGTGAAGGGCGGCGCGTACATGGTGACCATGACGTCGGTCTCCACGACGGGGTCGAGCGGGGTGCGGAACCTGAAGGTGTACTTGGCCCCGTAGCGCATCCCCTCCCTGGGCAGCGAGTGGGGGTCGATGGCGGGGCGGTTGGCGACGTGCCTCCTCCCGTCGAGGTAGGGCGGGGTGAAGCGCTCGACGCGCACCTCGGTGGGGAAGTCGACGCCGCTGAAGTTGTAGCCCGAGTTGGTGTTTCCGCCGGCCACGAGCACGGTGGCGTCGGGGAgcacggcggcggtggagtggtagACGCGCGAGATGGTGGACGGCGTGAGCGGCCGGAAGCGGGACCCCTGCGGCGCCGACGGCGAGTAGAGCAGCGGCGAGCGCACGGGCTGGCGCGCGAAGCCCCACCCCCCGCACCCCTTGGCGGCGCCGTTGAGCAGGAGCAGCTCGCCGTTGGGGAGGATGAGCATGTCGCCCATGACGCGTTGCACGGGCATTTCCTCCGTGGCCCACTGCGCGTCCTGTTTGACGAGGTTGATGCGGCCGCAGTCCTTGAGCGCCGGTCCGTACTGGCCGATCTCGCCGACCTTGAACGCCGTCTTGTTGGCGCCGCCGCAGATGATGACCTCCGGCTCCAGTTCGGGGCCTCCGTGGAGCTGCCTCCCGCGGAGGTCGAGCGGGAGCATGGCCGACATGGCGGACGCCGGGTAGTTGCGGGCTCCGCCGGGGAGCGGCGGGATGTCGCGGATGACGATCTCGGAGCGGTGGTCGAAGATGATGCCGCGGTCGTTGGCGAAGATGAAGAGGTTGCCGTCGGGAAGGAGGTTGACGAAAGGGTAGAGGTTGTTCTCCACGTCGTCGGTGGTGTCCCGGAGCAACGCGAGCGGCACGGACTGGTGGTTGAACATCCCGGGCTTGGGCAGGTGCTCGAAGGAGAATGCGCGGCGGCCGCCGAAGATGGCGAAGCGGCCATCGGGGAGCACCTGCTGGGTGGCGTACCACCGCCCTTCGAACAGGCTATATGGGTGCTCCTTCCAGTCACAGGTGTGGCAGGGCGAGAGGTAGCGGACAGTCCTGTCGCCCTCGAAGTAGCCCCCGGACTGCACGAGGTTGCCGTCCGCGTCGAACCCCCCGGCGGAGCACCAGGTGTCGGTGAGGATCTTGAGGGGCCGGACGGCGCCGGTGGTGTAGTCGAACTCGACGGCGTGCGCCCAGCAGTCGGTCTTGTGGCGGCGCGGGTCTACGCGGCAGTTGTCGAACCTGAGGCGCATGAGGGAGCGCCCCGTGGTGGCGGTGTCGAACATGATGGCGCGGCCGTGGCGCATGATGGCGAGGTGCATGGCGGAGACGCCGGAGTTGTCGCTGACGATGGTCCACGCGCCGTCGGGCTTGTCGTCGCGCACGGTAACTTTGATAGTCATGGTATCATGGGACGCCTTGCTGGGCTCGCCCAAGGGCGGCACGCGCGTGAGCCCCATGGTGTTGGGCTGCGCCGCGCCCGTCTCCTTCCGCTCCGTGCGGGGCGGGGGCGGGCTCTTGGTCGCCCCGCCGCCGAACGGGTCCAGGTAATCGCTCTCCGGGCGCCCGCCGAAGATGTTGAACGGGTCGAAGAGGGCCTCGACGCCGAGGAAGGAGGCGAGGAGCGCCATGGCGAGCACGCCggcgcggaggagggaggaggaccgGGCCATGTCGCCTCCTTCCCCGATGAGCTCGGCCGACCTCCTCGTTCTTGATTGGGACGGGACGGGACCTGCGTATAGCTCCGCGTGGCGTTGCCGACGACGGTAGCTCCGGCCGGCAAGCGCGTGCGGCTGACTGAGCTAAAATTGGGTCGCCGCGCGTGGCCGTTCTCCATTAATAGCGCGGGAGCGTGCAACGACGACGCGCACGTTCAAATATAGCCGCTTATTAGCTTTTGTGCGTGTTTGTTCTGCGGTTTCGACTTTCGAGACGCGGCTGGGCGGGCCTCAAGTGGACGTGGTTGGTTGAGGGACCTGAAAGTAGCGGGCCGTTCATGGGCCGTTCATTAACCAAGATTTACCCCTAAAAAAACCATTAACCAAGAAAGTTGCTAAAAATACCCTCAAAACAAAGTTGCTAAAAGTAAACAAGAAGGTGACATGGCTGCAGTATGTGACATTTCCGATTAAAACGCCAAATGAAAATATAATGTAAACTTGCACCTTATTCAGCAAAGAATATAAAGAAGGTGAATAAAAAGTGCGCTTTGCTTCTTTTTTCCCCATGGCAAACTAAATTTGTACATTCTAAAACATAGCCGAACCCCAACTTAACTAGAACCCCCTATATTAGTAATATAGATAGATTGTTTGTGTAAGCCATGGTCTGCAATTTGCCAGTGTACATACGTACGTTCATCCGAGCCTAACTGCCTTTTTTCACTCGCTTATTACTACCACAGTCTCTCATGTTGGGAAAGAAATTATTTCGAGAAACACCGGTTACAATGTGTGTTGCACACACATACCCACTCATGCCACAACTGCACATGCATTCACACAACGCCTGGCTGAAAACTAGATGAGATCGAGTTCGACTACATTAATGAGACATGCATCAAATCGTTAAACCTAGGGTTTGGTCCCTACTGAATGGAAGTATCACAATCCTTCTAACTATCCATTTTTAATTATGTTGAAAAACAAACTTACACTGTGTGAGTTGTTCACATAAACTACACGGGTATGCGATGATTAGACAacaattaagattatatgtttagctAGACTAGCATAGTTTAAGTTAGCACTGCCATTAAAGATGCATCCAACGTCCAGAATGTACGGATCCATCAATGAGATTGTGTGTACGTTAATTTGGATTTGCTTTTCCAGCATGCATACAAATATCCATGCTAATTTCTCTCGGTCCATGCTCTCTCTCGgtccatgctctctctctctctcaagtaggattttgataacatcgaacatatacactatagcccTGCCTAGCAAGACTTATTGTACTTGCTGTTAGGGGATATCGACATTCACAAGTGTGTGATACTTTGTACCTCAAGAAACGTGTGTGATATATTTTTGACATGCATTGCTGCATTTCCCACAAAAAAATGTGTGCATTGGTACATGCATGCACCTTCAGTGTTCCAAAATCCCATGGCTCATAACAAGATGATGCGGCATGTTTCGATGGATATCTCTATGCAAGCATGAATTATCCATTAGATCGTGGAGGCACTATTCTAGGAAAAAACCAACGTGATGCATATTGTTTCAAAAATTCATCTGAGCATCTATGCAGTTTGTGACATTCTTTACTCTATTTGGAAGTTCATCCAAAATATCCTATTTAAGCAAGATTATTCTAGTTTTTTACCCTTTTTAATCTTTCCCCCACTAGCGGTCGTCGGTCCTATGCTGAGATTGACTCCAGTTCAGAGGCACATTTGCATGAGAAGCATCTGACGtggcacatggcacttggggcatggtTCAACCCGAGTTGGTCACGCGAATTGGCCAtattctctcatcttcttcctcatttCGTCACATGGGAGTTGTAGAGCAGCGATGAACCCAAGGTGGGTGAAAAGGCGCTGTGAGCGGGTAATCATTGACTATCTTCGGAGGGAGAACGCGCATGCAAGTGAGGTAACTCATTTCCCTCATCCACATTAGCAAGTGCCATATGCCGGCTTGTAGTTTAGGGTTGCTTCAGCACCAACCGAAACCGGCGTTGTTGCTTCCGCTTCCAAATACGTATCTCATGTCAAGGTAGGTCTGGTCCGGTGTGAAATGAACTTATATTCTATGGTTGGACCGGGTCGAGGGACCTGCTAGCTTAACTAAGTCACAGTAGGCCTCATTTTCTGCACCGGATCTGACTCAACACGCTACATGCGACAACCTCGCCAGACATAATGGGGCAAAACTTTAAAAGGGACACAAGCTGAAATAACTTATTTCAGACGAATTTCTGTAAATGGGGTAAAAAATGTCATAAACTCAATCTTATATGGTACAGAGTGGAATTTACTTGATAATTAAACATAAAAAGACGCAAAGCGtcaatctcagcatgattgggagcTTAGCTACAAACAAATCTAACTTCCAAAGGTGCACAAAACAAAGCCATGGCCGGAGACAACACTTACCTATGCATCCTTCACCCATCCCATGAGTGTTATATACTACCTCCGTCCAGGTGTATAGGGTATACACGTAATTCTAGGTCGATGATTTAGCTAGCTAAATatgtatgtattatatgtgacaaaaagaatatgtttagaaactacatccgcataTGTCCAATAATATGCTTTTGATAACATATacacatatttagttagtcaaattgaTGACCTAGATCTATGCGAATGTCCTATACACCCGGACAGAGGAAGTACATTTGTTCTCCTTTGTGTACATGTCATGGATGCATGGGGCTTAGAAAAGGTCAAAAAGATAATATCAAATACCACGTAGGTATATTCATAAGAACGTCGGAGCATATGCATGTAAAGTGCTTCCTAGCAGCATGCAAATTTCCACATGATTTCATAGGGAATTTTTTTTCAAACAACGAAAGACCTTTTTGAGCCAGGAGTGCTCCTTAGCATGATTACGATATTAAGATCACCAGCAAtattaagatcgagaacaatcgacGCCCATAGTACTGCACCAGAATATACGTACCTTGtcatcatacaacaatagctaggtGCAAAAGGCAGCGGGATCAGTGGCCTAGGTAGACCAGCTGCCCTATATATCCTTGTGATTCTGCGCCATATATTCTGAAACCCATGGCCGTAGTGTGCTTATGTCTGTACAAATTAACTAGCTAGCTAGCCAGCATCCATCGCCAAATCAATCACAATCCAATATATGCATGAGAATTAAACACACCGCGCGACAAAGCTCTCCGCTTCGTGTGGCATCATATCCATTAATATGCAAGGAGCATGCACATGTTTAACCAGGTGGGATCATAGCTTGAGCTCAAGGTCCACATCATCCAGGTTCGTACTCGCCGACGATGAGTCTACTGTCGCCATTTGATTTAGGTCTAGCTGTCCCATGAAACAAATGGAGTCAATATAAATTTTCACAACAATTAACAGCTTGTATGTGAGCAAATGTAAATTTGATTGTATCTGAGTAAATTCCACAAAGGGTCATGTGTTGGACTGGGTTTAAGGACATCATCACCACATTTAGCAGCAAAAAATCTAGGGACTGGTTTATTTAATACCATGCCAGTAACCGTGCACTCATGCAAGCATGTTTGGACGAACATAACCGGAACATAAAGCAAGTGGTACTTTCGACAAATAGAAGTGTAATTTCTTATGGCATTTTCTTACCTATCTTCAATATTATTGACGTTGAAGGAAACTGGATAAGACATTTTGCATCTCAAGAAAGACTATTGTATATTGAATCAAACATATACTACATGCACAAGGAAACTTTAAGCCCGCATATGTCAACCATCAGAGAATTGATGTTAGATTTAAAACtttattcaaaagaaatactccctccatcccaaggaGTAAATGACACACACATNNNNNNNNNNNNNNNNNNNNNNNNNNNNNN
The sequence above is a segment of the Triticum dicoccoides isolate Atlit2015 ecotype Zavitan chromosome 1A, WEW_v2.0, whole genome shotgun sequence genome. Coding sequences within it:
- the LOC119355687 gene encoding aldehyde oxidase GLOX1-like, producing the protein MARSSSLLRAGVLAMALLASFLGVEALFDPFNIFGGRPESDYLDPFGGGATKSPPPPRTERKETGAAQPNTMGLTRVPPLGEPSKASHDTMTIKVTVRDDKPDGAWTIVSDNSGVSAMHLAIMRHGRAIMFDTATTGRSLMRLRFDNCRVDPRRHKTDCWAHAVEFDYTTGAVRPLKILTDTWCSAGGFDADGNLVQSGGYFEGDRTVRYLSPCHTCDWKEHPYSLFEGRWYATQQVLPDGRFAIFGGRRAFSFEHLPKPGMFNHQSVPLALLRDTTDDVENNLYPFVNLLPDGNLFIFANDRGIIFDHRSEIVIRDIPPLPGGARNYPASAMSAMLPLDLRGRQLHGGPELEPEVIICGGANKTAFKVGEIGQYGPALKDCGRINLVKQDAQWATEEMPVQRVMGDMLILPNGELLLLNGAAKGCGGWGFARQPVRSPLLYSPSAPQGSRFRPLTPSTISRVYHSTAAVLPDATVLVAGGNTNSGYNFSGVDFPTEVRVERFTPPYLDGRRHVANRPAIDPHSLPREGMRYGAKYTFRFRTPLDPVVETDVMVTMYAPPFTTHGYSMNQRLLILSVTSFIADPQGYAITVDAPGKPELAPPAYYLIYVLAKDVPSVAVWVKIQ